Genomic segment of Ignavibacteriales bacterium:
CTTCAGACGGTTCTTGGGCTTTTCTGAAAAGAAAGTTACGTAAAGGCGGGTCTCCGGAGTCACGTCAATTCCTTTGAACGGCTGCGATTCGTTCAGAGATTGCAATTCTTCCATCGTGCGGATAAGAACGCCGATTTTCATTCCAAAAGTCTTCTGCAGCTTTGCTTCCAGTTTTTGTTCAAGAGCGATCGTGTCTATCGGCGGTGCCTCAAACACAACATTGCCGCTTGCAAGCAGCGTCTGCACATTCTTGAAGTGAAGCGATTCAAGTGCTTTTTTCAATTTTTGCATAGGAACCGGCTTATGCCCGCCGACATTGATCCCGCGGAGAAAAGCAGCGTACTTAGTCATGAAATTTTTCCTCTTTCGCTAACATTGCAAGAATTGCCTTCATGCGTTTTTCCCTTGTTTCAGGTTTTTTGGCGGACTGCAAACGCCAGGCAATTGCGTAAGTGTTTGCTTTATTGAGCGTTTCGAAAAATGCTTTCGCTTTCTTCATCCTGGAAAGTCTCTTGAGAAAATCTGCGGGCATGGTCATAGTGCTTCCGGGATCGTAGGCATTCATCCATCTGTCGTCCACTTTTGCCGCTTCGGCTTCTCTCAATCCGACGTCTTTCATTCTTCCTGCTTTGATGAGGCGTTGAACATACTCGATGTTTCGTCTTGACCAAGGACTTTTCGCCCGGCGGGGTGTAAATTTTCGCAGCCACGACCTTTCATCGTACGGTTTCAGCTGACCGTCGATCCAGCCATAGCAAAGTGCCTCGTCTAATGCTTCATCATACGTCACTGATGGAACGCTGGAAGCTTTTTTATAAAACCGCAGCCATATGCCTTCCGTTCGGTTGTGGTTTTTCGCAAGCCACTGCCGCCATTCTTTCGAAGAAGTAAATGCAAGTATTTCGATGTTTTGTACCGGATTCATAATTATTTTAGTGAAATTACATAAGTGATCTCAAACGTACGATTGTCATGCTTTATACTGGTTGCGGTAATGCTCATCAAGCCCTTTAGTTTTTCTCTGCAATAAGTTCATTGCGGCCATAACCATACAAAAATGTAAGCAGTGAGTATTGCATAGATCAATCCATCGACTGTCGCTTTGATCGTTATACTCCAAGCCCGGCGGTACCAAATCGACATCTGCCAGAGTGCGGCGGAGTATCCCATAAATGCTGTGACTCCAGTTAACCGAAAAACTTGCAAGGAATTTGCGCCAAGAGAAAGCGTACGCCCGGCAACGTATGCAGCAAAGAATCCGACCACGACCGAATAAAGAAACCAGAGGACAAGATTCATCACCATTGAGTTCTGACCGCTTGGAAAAACCGTCAGCATCATCACCGGGCCCTTTTTCAATTTTTCGATAAATTCAGGTGCGCGCATTTCCTCTCTGCCCGATGGGCGGGGTACCATATAATCGCCCGGAGGGATATTGAGCGGGCGGAGTGCATCCATCACTTTGTCTTCATTTTGCATCTTGGGATAGTCACCTTTATGCCAGGGCGACAACATGTGGATGATAGAACTCACAATGAACACAATCACTGCAGAAAGCAGTATCGGGAGCCAGAGCGTCAATAGGCCTGTCATATATTTCTCCTCTTAATGTGTATATGATTGTAATAGATTTTTCTTTCGTGCTACGGTTCGATCTAACAATATTGCTGCAAGTGGAATGAGAGCAAAACCACAATATGCATAAGGAATCCCAACGACAGCCGCAATGATCACGGCAAAAGATGTAATCGGTGTTGCCCACACACGGCGGCCAATACGAGCTGCCTGCGCTGCGACAATATCTTTCGCTAGTAAATGCTTTTTTACAGCGTGGTGCCAAAAGAAAGCTTTTGCGAAGCCAAGACCTGCAAACGAACAACCGTAGACGCAAATTGCTACGCGCGAAAAATAGTAGTCACTCAGAAGCGCTGTCGCAAACGGTAAGAACACGACAAACAAGAGCAGCCAAAGGTTTCTCCACAACATTCCGGAATTGTATTCTCCCAAATAACTACAAATGCGATGGTGCTCAATCCATGTTTGTCCAATAAGGAAAAAGGAGATAAGGAAACCGACAATCTTAGGTGTCATCTGGAGAAGGGCATATCCGAGCTGCAATTCTGAAAATTCCTGCTGCATCAATGGCACCTTGATTTCCAAGACAAGGAGGGTGATCGAAATCGCGAATACAGCATCACTGAAGAATAGTATTCGTTCGAATGAGAGATGTTCTCTATCCATGGATGGACGCATATATTCTTCTATATCGTGAATCTGATATTTGATTGCTTCTTTATTTTTTTTCAATCACCAACATGGATTTTTACATCGTAAGGAGATGGACGGCCTTCGGCTCTTTCCAACCAATCCCTTAAACTGAGAAGGAATGTAGCCCATTTGGTACTGCAATGATGCATAAACTCCAATGGCTTTTTCCAGTTGGCGTGTTTGAAGATAACGAAGGTTTGATCGTCTTTATATTTTAATTGAAAAGACACTTCCGTGCCGATCCAATCTCGGGGTCCTCGCACGCATTTCCATTTCACGAGTTTATTAGGTTTGGACTCAACCACTTTCATCTCACAAAAACCGAAGTTAATAATGCTGCCTTGTTTGGTATCTCCAGTGGTTTCAACAACCCACCAATGATGTAGCCCGTCAATAGTCGATAGAGCTTCGAAAACTTTGCCCGGTGTGACTTTGATTCCAACTCTGTGAAGAATATCCGGCATGATATTTTCCTTCCTTTATTACTATTTATCTAAGCCGAGGTAAATGAGTCATTGTGTGGCTTGTAGATTCTTGTTTTATAACAATCCATATATCAGGTTTTGTTCCCTGGAATATTGAACCGGGTAGCCTTATTTAAGGTAGGATATGAAAACACTTGTGATATTTACGTAAAAACCTGGGCGAGAGCGACCGTGCTGATCAGACTGCACAAGTTTATTGGATGGCAAGATATTGTTTAATGATGGTGTCTGCATATGTCAAACCGGGATTCCAAGTTGTGACATTTCCCTGAGAATTCAGCAGCACAATCGTTGGTACGGTCATCACGTTCATATGCTTTGCAAGCGCCTGTTCTTCAAATGCGTTCAGTTTTTGTACTTCCAATGTCTTTCCAGATTGATGTAAGACAGCTTGCGCCCGCTCGATCTGCCGTTCCTGAAGTTTGCATTGGGAACAATCAGATGTCCAGAAGTACAAAAGTACCGGTTTGTCCTTTTCAATATTCATGGATAATTGTTGTTTGCGGGAACGCAAGCGTAACTTCCATTCGCTGTAAGCGCCAAATGATTTAACAACGAGAATGAATGCAAGAAATATTTCGGACGATAAGAGAATTCGCTGAATGATTATTTGAGTCATATTATTGTACTATTATTGTGATGGAATGCGGAACCCCGGCACTCCGAGTTTCTTCAACTGGTAATAAACGAAACAGCCAGCGCAAAATCCGAAGATGAGGTTTGCCGCCGCGAGTGCGATAACGATCCAAGTGAATATCCATCCGAGAAGAGGTGATCCGGTGTACAGTAACAAACTGCCGATGCCAAGTACGATTCCGCCTAACAGCTGTGCAAACTCATGCGGAGTCGAAATGTCTTCTATTGGATTCGGTTTTAATAATTTCAGCGGTTTGATCACATGCTTATATGTAAGCTTGAAAAGTGCAAAGTTCGAGTTGAGCGAACCCGCTATGAGCACCGCCGCGACAAAAGAGGGTAGAATCGGCTGGTTGAGAATAAAGCCGAGCAGTGCAAGCGTTATAATCGATATCTGGTTAAATTTCAGAGCGCTATGATCGAGTACCTGTCGTGATGTATCCATAAATTTTCTCCGAATATATTTATTTCCATTCCTCAAGTCGAAAGAGAGTCACACTCCCGACCATAAGTAGAGTCCGACTTCCAGTCGGACGATGAGGGTAAATTTGTACGTCCGGTCAGATGACCGGACTCTACATCTCTCTCTCATAACTTTGTGCATGTTATTTCATATTTCCACTACGCCGGGAATAGTCCATCAACGGAAAGATACCGTTCACCTGTATCGTAATTGAATGTCAGGATTCTGCCGCCCGGTTTTAGTTCGGGAAGTTTCTTCGCGACCGCTGCCAAGGAAGCACCTGTAGAAACTCCGACGAGAATTCCCTCTTCACGTGCGGCGCGCTGTGCATATTCGTACGCTTCCTCTTTTGTAATTTGAATAGCGCCATCGATGGACTGGACGTGTAGGTTTTTCGGAATAAAACCCGCACCAATTCCCTGTATCGGATGGGGCGAAGGTTTGCCGCCACTGATCACAGGCGAAGCCGCAGGCTCTACGGCATAGACTTTCAAACCTTTGTACACCTTTTTCAATTCTTCCGCTACTGCAGTAATATGACCGCCGGTGCCGACGCCGGTGATGATGATGTCAATACCTTGCGGAAAATCCGCTAAAATTTCTTTTGCCGTCGTACGCCGATGAACTTCTATATTGGCTTCGTTTTCAAATTGCTGAGGAACCCATGCCTTGGGAAGTGAAGCGGCAAGTTCCTTCGCACGTTCAATTGCACCTGTCATACCTTTTTCGCGCGGTGTGAGATCGAATTGTGCTCCGTAAGCTGCCATTAAACGGCGGCGCTCAACGGAAAACGATTCCGGCATCACAAGGATGAGTTTATATTTCTTCACAGCGGCAACAAGCGCCAATCCAATTCCAGTGTTGCCGGAGGTTGGTTCGACAATGACCGTATCCGGGTTTAACAGTCCGCGCCGTTCAGCGTCTTCTATCATCGAGAGTGCAATACGGTCTTTGATGCTACCACCCGGATTGCTGCGTTCAAGTTTTATCCAGACTTCTTTATCCCCGAACAAACGATTGATGCGAACGTGAGGCGTTCTGCCGATAGTTTCAAGAATATTTAAAGCTTTCATAGTATCTCCTTTTATTATTCAATGTTTCATCATTTATTCTAACAAATATTATGCTTTGCACTGGGGCGTCACGAACCCCCGCCTGCATGACTGCCAGCCCGCTTCGCATTCTGGCGGGCATCAGCAGTCGGGCAGGATTTTGTGACGCTCAGTCGCTGAAAAACAATTCATTTTTGGTGTCATGGTACGGACCGTGACACCCATGTTGTTTTTCGTAACAGAATCATTTACTTAAACAAAGTTTATGCTTTTAATGTTTCTGCAAGTGCCTGATCGAAATCGGCAATGATATCATCGATATGCTCGAGCCCTACGGACACTCGAACTAATTCCGGTACCACTCCACTTGACTTTTGTTCTGCTTCGCTCAATTGCTGGTGCGTCGTCGAGGCCGGATGAATGATGAGTGTCTTCGCATCGCCGACATTGGCAAGTAGACTTGCAAGTTTCACACTATCAATCAATTTTCTGCCGGCTGCAACTCCGCCTTTAACGCCGAATGCAAGCACACCGCCGAATTGTCCTTTGCGTAAATATTTTTTTGCAGTGGAGTGGTACGGATGGCTTTCCAATCCAGGATACCAGACCCAACTCACTTGTTTGTGACCCTCCAGATAGTGAGCAAGTGCTAATGCGTTGGCATTATGCCGTTCGCCTCGAAGCGAAAGAGTTTCAAGCCCTTGCAGAAGCAGAAATGCATTGAACGGACTTAATGCGGGACCAAGATCGCGCAGCTGCTCCACACGCGCTCTAATGATGAAGGCGATATTACCGAATTGACTTTTCGAACCGAACACATCCCAGAATTTCAAATCGTGATAACCGGGACTCGGCTCGGTGAAAATCGGGAAATTGCCATTTCCCCAATTGAACTTACCGGAATCGACGATCACGCCGCCGATGGATGTTCCGTGTCCGCCGATCCATTTCGTAGCCGAATGCACCACAATATCGGCACCGTGAGAGATTGGATTGATCAAATAACCGCCCTGGCCAAATGTATTATCCACGACGAGAGGAATTCCATTTGAGTGCGCCAGCTTGGCGAGCGCCTCAAATTCAGGAACGTTGAGCCGAGGGTTGCCGATGGATTCCACATAGAGCGCTTTTGTTTTCTTATCGATAAGTTTCCCTAATGCCTCCGGGCTGTCACCTTCGGCAAATTTTACGTTGATTCCGAGACGGGGGAACGTCACTTTAAACTGGTTGTACGTTCCTCCATACAGGTTACTTGATGACACGATGTTTTCGCCTGCTTGTGCAATAGTGGAAAGTGCAATAAATTGCGCTGCCTGTCCCGACGAAACTCCGAGTGCAGCGACACCGCCTTCAAGCGCCGCAATACGTTCTTCAAAAACGGCAACGGTTGGATTCATGATACGGCTGTAAATGTTGCCGAACTCCTGCAATCCGAATAAACGCCCGGCATGATCTGCATCATTGAAGACGTACGATGTTGTCTGATAGATAGGAACTGCACGTGCATTTGTGGTCTTATCAACCACTTGTCCGGCATGGAGTTGGAGAGTTTCGAATTTGTATTTTGGTGCGCTCATTGTATTACCTTTCTACTAGTGGTATAGGATGATTGTTTGTTGATATCAAATTATTTCACCTGAGGTTGAAAGATGGGGGGGCTTTAAATGAAAAAACCCCTTCCAGGAATTTTCCAGAAGAGGTTATAAAAAAAACCGCCTCATCTCATCATTCCCTCAACCGCAACGGGCGATTGGGGGTCAGGTGTCATCGGGTTTGAACCCTCGACCTTATCTCTGAGGTGATGCGTTTTATCTTACAGTGAACAGGCCGATGAATTACCGTTATCCAACATCGTTGCGTGGAGTTGCGATAAGCAACTACAACAACAGCGACAACACCTGCCAGCTGTTCTATCGAACGCCTGGGCTATGATGGCTTCGCGAAAAATAATCGAAGATGTTGTATTTGAGTTTATCATCGGTTTTTCTAGGAGCGTTCTTGCTCCTTCTTCACTTTAGTATAATACATGGAACTGAATTTGTCAAGATGAAGACGAATATTTTTTTAAAACTCATTACGAAATAAGGAACGATGTAGAAAAAAATAACGTTTCACTCATGTTGTTCAAAAAACCATTTCCATCTTTTGGAGAGTGAAAGCTATGGTTGCGCAAAACGAAGTACACGTCACATCGCATCAATTAGAAGTTATAAAGAGCATAGAAGGATTTGTCGGCGAGCAGTTGAATTCATTGCTCATGAACGTGGAAGAAAGCTGGCAGCCATCCGATTTTTTACCCGACTTGAATGCGGGAAATTGGGTTGAGCAATTGATAGATTTTCGTACAAGTGCTCTTGCGTTATCCGATGAAGTGCTTGTGGTTCTTGTCGGTGATATGGTGACGGAAGAGGCATTGCCAACGTATCAAACATGGCTTAATCGACTGCAGGGCGTCACCGACAAAACAGGCGCGAGCCCATCACCGTGGGCACGATGGAGCCGTGGCTGGACATCGGAGGAAAATCGCCACGGCGATCTGTTGAACAAATATTTGTATCTCACCGGACGCGTTAATATGCGTTCAGTCGAAACAACAATCCACCATCTCATCAACAACGGGTTTGATCCGCAAACAGAAAATGATCCGTATCTCGGCTTTGTCTATACATCGTTTCAAGAACGGGCGACCAAAATATCACATCGGAACGTCGGCGTCCTTGCCAAGCGAGCCGGCGAGGACCATCTTCACAAAATCTGCGGTATGATTGCCGGCGATGAAGCGCGTCACGAAAAAGCGTATAAATTATTTATGACAAAAATCTTTGAGCTTGATCCGGCAAAAGCAGTACTAGCGTTTGCCAAAATGATGAAATCAAAAATTGCCATGCCGGCAATGCTGATGGACGATGGGAAAGATAAAAACTTGTTTTCAAGGTTTTCTCTTGTTGCACAAAAAATAGGTGTGTACACGGCAAAAGATTATGCAGAAATTATTGGAACGCTGGTCCACGAATGGAAGATTGAAAGCTTAACCGGAATTTCCGATGCATCGGCAAAAGCACAAGATTATTTGTGCGGACTTTCCGAACGATATCTCAAACTTGCCGATCGCGTGAATTTCTCGGGTGTAGAGAAGTTCAGCTGGCTATATGATAGAGAAATTGCACTTGCAACGATCGTTTGAAATATTCAGTAATGCGAGTCAGAAATAATCTTTATTACACGGTTCTAGATGGAAGATAGTGATCCATCATCCCAGCTTCACTCGAACTGGGAAATTGTTTATTCATTATTCTTTTGCAAGAGTCACTTCACCGGCATAAAACACATGCCGGCCGGTTTTTGTTTCTACAACCAATCCTCCGTCGGGAGCAAGATTGATTGCAGTTCCTTCTATGACAGCAGTGGCTTGAGCGAGCGTTATCCGCTTGCCAAATAATGTCGCGCGGGCTTTCCATTCCATCAGCACATTGTTGAAATTTCCTCTGCTCACATTGTAGTAAAGCGATTCGAGCCATGACATGATTTGGCAGAATACACTTCTTCGGTCAAACTCATTGCCGCACTCATTGCTGAGCGAAGTAGCTTTGCCATCAAGATCGTCAAGAAATTTCTTCTGGTTTACATTTAATCCAATTCCGATAATCACATAATCGAGATTATTTTTTTGAAGGTTGCTCTCCATAAGGATTCCGCAGCATTTTCTTTTATTTAACAGAACATCATTTGGCCATTTGCATTCGCACTGTAATCCGGTAACTGTTTCAACGGCAAGGGCAATACCAGCAGCGGCAAAGAAGGGTAGTAATCCAATCTTGTCCGTACTGAATGTCGGCCGGACTATGACGGAGAACAATAAACTGCTCCCTGATTCTGCATTCCATGTTCTTCCAAATCGTCCTCGGCCTGCAGTTTGATGATCTGCTATGACGACGGTGCCTTCTTCGGCGCCTCTGTTTGCCAAAGTTTTTGCACAAGCATTCGTTGAATCGATAGAGTCATAGACGAATAATTTACGGCCAAATATTTTCGTAGACAGTCCGCGTTGAAGTTCTTCTTCCGAGTACATTCGTATGACATCCTATTGCTGCATGGGAATCTTCGTTAATGGAAGATCCAGATTTGCGAGCCGCCATCCGAGGTCGTAAATTAATCGTCCTATTTTTGCCATTCTTTCGAAGAGAATTTTATCCACAGTGTCAGTCGGTTTATGAAGGTCGCGGATGATGCCATCGAAAAAGAAAACGATGGGTACGCCGTTCTTCGCGAAGTTATAATGATCGCTTCTGTAATAGAATCGCTCCGGATCGTTTTCGCTGTTAAATGTGTAATCAAGCGCGAGATGTTCCGACTCATTATTCGCAATTCGAAGCAGACTATCGAGCTCAAGACTGATTTTATTCGAACCTATGACATATGTATAATTCGTATCTTTATTCGCCTCATGTGTCGTATCGATTCTGCCGACCATATCGAGATTTAAATCAACTGTCGTTTTATCTAATGGAATGATCGGATTATTTGTATAATATTTGGAGCCATACAATCCCTTTTCTTCACCCACAACAGTCATGAAAAGCAAACTCTGTTTCGGTTTTCTTGGATTTGCTGTAAACGCTTTTGCAAGTTCCAGAATGGTAACGGTGCCGGAACCATCATCATCTGCACCGGGATAGAGGACGCCAGTACGACTTATTCCCAGGTGATCGTAATGCGCGGTAAATATTACGACTTGCGATTTAAGAACTGGATCGCTTCCCGGCAGAAAGCCAAGTACATTTTCAGTTTGTTTTGTTTCATGAATGGCTTTCGAGGTTATAGTAACGGTTGCATCGTCAATAAACACCGGAGGAAACGGTTGATCGAGAAGGGCTTCGTTTTTGAGCTGCTTCAATGATTTGCCCGATGGTTTTAAAACTGTTTCCGCCAATTCCGGTGATACAAGGAATCGGATAAATTGCTGACGCAATTGAGATGAACTATCTTTCATCTTCATTGTTCCTTTATCCGTTCCAAAATCGCCCATCGTCTCTAATGCTTTTTGAAAAGTCGCAGGTCCTTCGATGTCGGGAATCATCAATGTCGCCGCCGCCCCTGCATCACGGCGTATTGCATAGAACCGCCGCATTGTTGCCGATTTGGATGTATCGCTGGCGAAATTTTTCTTGCCGATAAAGACGAATACAATTCGTCCTGCGAGTTTTGCTTTCGCAGAGGAATCTAATTCCGTATCCGTGAATCCAACAAATACCGCGGGACCGCTTACGAGGGTGTCTTTCGCTCCTTCAGAAATAAAATCTGTTCCCCATGTGAAATTCTTCTTCACTCCGTCAACATCCGTTATGATCTTTGTTTCCGGATCGACACGACTGACCTCGACATCAAAATGCTGGAAGTATGTTCCATTGTCGCCGATGGCTTTGAGATTTAAGTTCTTAAAAATATCTGCGATATAATTCGCCGCTTTCTTTTGACCGGGGTACGAGGTCTCTCGCCCTTCTAAACTGTCGGAAGCGAGAATAGTAAGATGAGCCCTCAAATCAGCGGCATTGATAGATTCATAACCAATTTTAGATTTTGGGTCGATGGATTGGGCATATACTATGACTGAGAATAATGGCAGAAATAAAAACAACCGACGCATAATGGCTCCTGAATGAAAGTTGATAGAAAAAGATACGCTAAAATGCGTATGAAATGCAAGATGAACCGGAATCAAGTAGCTGGCTATAAGGATTACTTTTCACAGCAAGTCTTGCTCAATGCCTTCGGCTGCAGCAACAGGTTTCGATCGATAGGCAAGATACCCTTCCACTGCAAAGAGGAACAGCGCTACCCAGACAACGCCGTAGCCGATGAATTGAATGTGAGTGAATGGTTCTTTGTAGATAATGACACCAACGAGAAATTGCAGCGTCGGGGCGATATATTGCAGGATGCCCACAAGCGAAAGCGAGATGCGCTGTGCAGCTGAAGCAAACATGAGAAGCGGAATGGTTGTGACTAGTCCGGCACCAATCATAAGAAAATCTGATGATGTTCCAGTATGGAGAAACGAACCCGATCCATGCATATCGGAATACAGAAGATAAACAAACGCTGGAATCAGCAGAATGCCCGTCTCTAATGTTAAACCATAGAGTGAACCAAGCGGAGCGATTTTTTTAACAAGTCCGTAAACGCCAAACGAGACAGCAAGGGTGAGTGCAATCCAGGGAAGGGAACCGTACGCGAATGTCAGATACAAAACTCCTGCACCTGCGAGACCGAGAGGAATCCACTGCCGCGGCCGCACATGTTCATGCAGAAAGATGACTCCCATTAATACGCTGAGTAGCGGGTTAATGAAATATCCCAGACTGGTCTCAATAATGTGCCCTGCATTAACTGCCCAGACATACGTGAGCCAGTTGATGCCGATGAGGAGAGCTGCGGCACTGTACACTCGAAGAACACGCGGAGTAAAAACAGCTTGTCGGAATTCCTTCCAGCGGCGTGTGAGCAGAATGACGACGACCAGTGCAAAAAAGGACCAGAGAATGCGGTGACTTATTAATTGCAGTGCAGGGACGTGATGAAGCCACTTCCAATAAATCGGCAAAACTCCCCAGCTGATGTATGCACCAACGGCATACCGCATTCCTTTGTTCATCAACAATTCTCGTTTTCTTCAAAAGAGGTAAAACTATAATTTTTTATGTAAGGTAGGGAAAAAAGACATCACAGAAAACACTTAAGGAGTCAAATCTGTTTTAATATTCACAAAATATCATTTCAAAGAGGAGGTTCAAGAATTTCCATTTCTATTCGGAGATTGGGAATGCGAAGGAATTAATCCTTGAGGACAAAATAGGTGAATACCAGTATACCGTGGAGATATCAAAATGAAAACGAATGAAGTGATCTGAAAATG
This window contains:
- a CDS encoding DUF1697 domain-containing protein; translated protein: MTKYAAFLRGINVGGHKPVPMQKLKKALESLHFKNVQTLLASGNVVFEAPPIDTIALEQKLEAKLQKTFGMKIGVLIRTMEELQSLNESQPFKGIDVTPETRLYVTFFSEKPKNRLKIPYTSPDKSYKILYISGREVCSVLILSSNSQTTDLMKVLEKEFGRKVTTRNWNTIVRVLAIKQ
- a CDS encoding YdeI/OmpD-associated family protein, whose amino-acid sequence is MNPVQNIEILAFTSSKEWRQWLAKNHNRTEGIWLRFYKKASSVPSVTYDEALDEALCYGWIDGQLKPYDERSWLRKFTPRRAKSPWSRRNIEYVQRLIKAGRMKDVGLREAEAAKVDDRWMNAYDPGSTMTMPADFLKRLSRMKKAKAFFETLNKANTYAIAWRLQSAKKPETREKRMKAILAMLAKEEKFHD
- a CDS encoding TMEM175 family protein → MRPSMDREHLSFERILFFSDAVFAISITLLVLEIKVPLMQQEFSELQLGYALLQMTPKIVGFLISFFLIGQTWIEHHRICSYLGEYNSGMLWRNLWLLLFVVFLPFATALLSDYYFSRVAICVYGCSFAGLGFAKAFFWHHAVKKHLLAKDIVAAQAARIGRRVWATPITSFAVIIAAVVGIPYAYCGFALIPLAAILLDRTVARKKNLLQSYTH
- a CDS encoding SRPBCC domain-containing protein, with the translated sequence MPDILHRVGIKVTPGKVFEALSTIDGLHHWWVVETTGDTKQGSIINFGFCEMKVVESKPNKLVKWKCVRGPRDWIGTEVSFQLKYKDDQTFVIFKHANWKKPLEFMHHCSTKWATFLLSLRDWLERAEGRPSPYDVKIHVGD
- a CDS encoding thioredoxin family protein, with protein sequence MTQIIIQRILLSSEIFLAFILVVKSFGAYSEWKLRLRSRKQQLSMNIEKDKPVLLYFWTSDCSQCKLQERQIERAQAVLHQSGKTLEVQKLNAFEEQALAKHMNVMTVPTIVLLNSQGNVTTWNPGLTYADTIIKQYLAIQ
- a CDS encoding DUF4395 domain-containing protein, with amino-acid sequence MDTSRQVLDHSALKFNQISIITLALLGFILNQPILPSFVAAVLIAGSLNSNFALFKLTYKHVIKPLKLLKPNPIEDISTPHEFAQLLGGIVLGIGSLLLYTGSPLLGWIFTWIVIALAAANLIFGFCAGCFVYYQLKKLGVPGFRIPSQ
- the cysK gene encoding cysteine synthase A, producing the protein MKALNILETIGRTPHVRINRLFGDKEVWIKLERSNPGGSIKDRIALSMIEDAERRGLLNPDTVIVEPTSGNTGIGLALVAAVKKYKLILVMPESFSVERRRLMAAYGAQFDLTPREKGMTGAIERAKELAASLPKAWVPQQFENEANIEVHRRTTAKEILADFPQGIDIIITGVGTGGHITAVAEELKKVYKGLKVYAVEPAASPVISGGKPSPHPIQGIGAGFIPKNLHVQSIDGAIQITKEEAYEYAQRAAREEGILVGVSTGASLAAVAKKLPELKPGGRILTFNYDTGERYLSVDGLFPA
- a CDS encoding O-acetylhomoserine aminocarboxypropyltransferase/cysteine synthase; this translates as MSAPKYKFETLQLHAGQVVDKTTNARAVPIYQTTSYVFNDADHAGRLFGLQEFGNIYSRIMNPTVAVFEERIAALEGGVAALGVSSGQAAQFIALSTIAQAGENIVSSSNLYGGTYNQFKVTFPRLGINVKFAEGDSPEALGKLIDKKTKALYVESIGNPRLNVPEFEALAKLAHSNGIPLVVDNTFGQGGYLINPISHGADIVVHSATKWIGGHGTSIGGVIVDSGKFNWGNGNFPIFTEPSPGYHDLKFWDVFGSKSQFGNIAFIIRARVEQLRDLGPALSPFNAFLLLQGLETLSLRGERHNANALALAHYLEGHKQVSWVWYPGLESHPYHSTAKKYLRKGQFGGVLAFGVKGGVAAGRKLIDSVKLASLLANVGDAKTLIIHPASTTHQQLSEAEQKSSGVVPELVRVSVGLEHIDDIIADFDQALAETLKA
- a CDS encoding acyl-ACP desaturase; translation: MVAQNEVHVTSHQLEVIKSIEGFVGEQLNSLLMNVEESWQPSDFLPDLNAGNWVEQLIDFRTSALALSDEVLVVLVGDMVTEEALPTYQTWLNRLQGVTDKTGASPSPWARWSRGWTSEENRHGDLLNKYLYLTGRVNMRSVETTIHHLINNGFDPQTENDPYLGFVYTSFQERATKISHRNVGVLAKRAGEDHLHKICGMIAGDEARHEKAYKLFMTKIFELDPAKAVLAFAKMMKSKIAMPAMLMDDGKDKNLFSRFSLVAQKIGVYTAKDYAEIIGTLVHEWKIESLTGISDASAKAQDYLCGLSERYLKLADRVNFSGVEKFSWLYDREIALATIV
- a CDS encoding biotin--[acetyl-CoA-carboxylase] ligase; this encodes MYSEEELQRGLSTKIFGRKLFVYDSIDSTNACAKTLANRGAEEGTVVIADHQTAGRGRFGRTWNAESGSSLLFSVIVRPTFSTDKIGLLPFFAAAGIALAVETVTGLQCECKWPNDVLLNKRKCCGILMESNLQKNNLDYVIIGIGLNVNQKKFLDDLDGKATSLSNECGNEFDRRSVFCQIMSWLESLYYNVSRGNFNNVLMEWKARATLFGKRITLAQATAVIEGTAINLAPDGGLVVETKTGRHVFYAGEVTLAKE
- a CDS encoding M28 family peptidase translates to MRRLFLFLPLFSVIVYAQSIDPKSKIGYESINAADLRAHLTILASDSLEGRETSYPGQKKAANYIADIFKNLNLKAIGDNGTYFQHFDVEVSRVDPETKIITDVDGVKKNFTWGTDFISEGAKDTLVSGPAVFVGFTDTELDSSAKAKLAGRIVFVFIGKKNFASDTSKSATMRRFYAIRRDAGAAATLMIPDIEGPATFQKALETMGDFGTDKGTMKMKDSSSQLRQQFIRFLVSPELAETVLKPSGKSLKQLKNEALLDQPFPPVFIDDATVTITSKAIHETKQTENVLGFLPGSDPVLKSQVVIFTAHYDHLGISRTGVLYPGADDDGSGTVTILELAKAFTANPRKPKQSLLFMTVVGEEKGLYGSKYYTNNPIIPLDKTTVDLNLDMVGRIDTTHEANKDTNYTYVIGSNKISLELDSLLRIANNESEHLALDYTFNSENDPERFYYRSDHYNFAKNGVPIVFFFDGIIRDLHKPTDTVDKILFERMAKIGRLIYDLGWRLANLDLPLTKIPMQQ
- the rarD gene encoding EamA family transporter RarD; translation: MNKGMRYAVGAYISWGVLPIYWKWLHHVPALQLISHRILWSFFALVVVILLTRRWKEFRQAVFTPRVLRVYSAAALLIGINWLTYVWAVNAGHIIETSLGYFINPLLSVLMGVIFLHEHVRPRQWIPLGLAGAGVLYLTFAYGSLPWIALTLAVSFGVYGLVKKIAPLGSLYGLTLETGILLIPAFVYLLYSDMHGSGSFLHTGTSSDFLMIGAGLVTTIPLLMFASAAQRISLSLVGILQYIAPTLQFLVGVIIYKEPFTHIQFIGYGVVWVALFLFAVEGYLAYRSKPVAAAEGIEQDLL